The genomic DNA TGGACTAGAACAGAACGGAATTAAAAGGAATGGAATAGAACGGAATGGACTAGAACAGAACGGAATTAAAAGGAATGGAATAGAACGGAACGGAGTGGACTAGAACAGAACGGAATTAAAAGGAATGGAATAGAACGGAACGGAATGGACTAGAACAGAACGGAATTAAAAGGAATGGATAGAACGGAACGGAATGGACTAGAACAGAACGGAATTAAAAGGAATGGAATAGAACGGAACGGAATGGACTAGAACAGAACGGAGTTAAAAGGAATGGAATAGAACGGAACGGAGTGGACTATGACAGAACAGAATTAAAAGGAATGGAATAGAACGGAACGGAATGGACTAGAACAGAACGGAATTAAAAGGAATGGAATAGAACGGAACGGAATGGACTAGAACAGAACGGAATTAAAAGGAATGGAATAGAACGGAATGGACTAGAACAGAACGGAATTAAAAGGAATGGAATAGAACGGAATGGACTAGAACAGAACGGAATTAAAAGGAATGGAATAGAACGGAACGGAATGGACTAGAACAGAACGGAATTAAAAGGAATGGAATAGAACGGAATGGACTAGAACAGAACGGAATTAAAAGGAATGGAATAGAACGGAACGGAGTGGACTAGAACAGAACGGAATTAAAAGGAATGGAATAGAACGGAATGGACTAGAACAGAACGGAATTAAAAGGAATGGAATAGAACGGAACGGAGTGGACTAGAACAGAACGGAATTAAAAGGAATGGAATAGAACGGAACGGAATGGACTAGAACAGAACGGAATTAAAAGGAATGGATAGAACGGAACGGAATGGACTAGAACAGAACGGAATTAAAAGGAATGGAATAGAACGGAATGGACTAGAACAGAACGGAATTAAAAGGAATGGAATAGAACGGAACGGAGTGGACTATGACAGAACAGAATTAAAAGGAATGGAATAGAACGGAACGGAATGGACTAGAACAGAACGGAATTAAAAGGAATGGAATAGAACGGAACGGAATGGACTAGAACAGAACGGAATTAAAAGGAATGGAATAGAACGGAATGGACTAGAACAGAACGGAATTAAAAGGAATGGAATAGAACGGAACGGAGTGGACTAGAACAGAACGGAATTAAAAGGAATGGAATAGAACGGAACGGAATGGACTAGAACAGAACGGAATTAAAAGGAATGGATAGAACGGAACGGAATGGACTAGAACAGAACGGAATTAAAAGGAATGGAATAGAACGGAACGGAATTAAAAGGAATGGAATAGAACGGAGTGGAATGTAATGGAATAGAAGAGAAGAACTGAGAAGAAGAGGAACggtttgatttacaaaaatcACTTGCGACCAAAAAGCCGACTCGGAATTACAAAATTTTACATACgttgaaaaataatcatacatcgATCATGGCAACTTTGAAAGATGCTGTATAccataatattaaaaaataaatcaaaattaaattgcAAACTAAATTTTAATCGTTtgcaaatatattcatttttcttttaaagatttcttttcaaatgcagttcatttttttttcaattttgctttATTAAATGGCTACTCTTTACATATGAATTGTCTCAACAATCCTCTGTTTTTTAGTTGTCGCTTTTCCCGTCACTATTCTTGAGTAGTTCATGAACCTATGCTTTGCGCATGAGTGGGAAGCTTCTACTGGTTCTCGATCTCGagtaaataacttttttttattagccAACCGTACCCCTCTACGCCTCCAGAAACACCTGGTATTATACAAATTGGCATAGAATCAAGGCATATAAATGCAGGTATATCACAGTCCAAAGTAGAGCTTATGAGTTTGGGAAACATTATCGCATACATTTTGTCGTGTATATTGAGTTTTTTTTGGGGTGAAAACGTATTTTGTctattaaccctaattctccggggggggggggcatataaTGCCCcccaacaattttcgcgatatatctgctgagCAAAATTTTATGACCTCGCCggtcactgactttttactttcaagcctcgcgcaaattttgagaccaaatttgtgacgcccgggtacgcggttacgacattacgcaacattatgtaagtgaatgtcagaccccaaattgctcataaacgtgatttcatgtacaaatccaatgcagaTTGTGtattagccaaaattcataaatgtatattatttctacttttactgattaaacttaattaatttgccttgtttatggtcagaattaagtctggaacgatttccatcgaaaaaacaataaaaaacccaaaagtaaaaaaaaacagagaaatacataagaaattgaaaaaaacaataaaatacataagaaatcggcCTTGGTACCagattttttcattcacaactGTTAGGAATGCTAAatagaatattttcaccaaaaagtAGCATTCTacgagctttatttagtgaatcagagcaaaaagtatgatttcatgaataaattaccataattaattaatataaaataaaaatatatgaattcagtgaaatttaccaatgcaactgcgtagaatacgtcattctctaccatcatgcaaattttcgttgtgatcgcgcaatccgccgcggctgagatcttaagggggggggcataatgccccgcccccctcccgggaatgacaagaatcaaaattccccgggagatttagggtaaAAGGGGTAAGATTCTTTTAAAAAGAGCGTGAAAAAATGGTATAGATAgagaaaatgcatgaaaaatggTAGACTACCGCCCAAAACGGTAGATTTGGAAAGTATGAATCGAGAATGACCATGCGGCCTTTAAATCCACACATCCCGCTatcacactctaaaaacagtaaaattttACCTAATATTGAGTAGAAAGGGATTATGCATGTTTGATGGGTATTTCCTTTTACCCCATATTgtgctatttcaacgcaacattgcctcgtaaaatctacaaaataattagtattttttatatacccaatcaacatgcatgttcctattttacccaatatcgggtaaacctttttttagagtgcaacgattgaaatatgaatatcatttcTCATAATTTCAGGGTTATGTCTTATCAGCTATGAAGTCTAAGAAGGCGCGGATTAAAGATCTTTCGaaatggcgggggggggggggggggaatctgaCAAACAGCTGAAGCCGAAATAAGGTACTTCACTCCCGATTTTTTCCCACACAGATATTCTCTTTATCATTCTCCAGGGGGTGGCCGGAGGGGGCGTGGGTCCGGCAGTGCATCCCATTCCGTCGGATCATGgttcgtaataggtccatggtcggCTCCGCCACAGATCGAGTCccaattttctgctcgcgctccgcactcgcattattaatgtgggaagatacccaattacccatccttttcatgattcagaaaacatgaataaagtttcccgttttgaggtctgaaatctaaaaaaaaaattctgctcgcacttcgcgctcgcgtcaAGTGCTTAGTTATACCTACCCGTTCatggagcgccttgagcacctaacaaggtggatatgtgcgcaatataaataccctatattattattatgacaaaaagtgcttagaatgcatggcaatgtcaaaatttttcgctcgcgcttcgcgcccgtATTATTTAATTGTTGAAGATCGTCTTCATGTCTAACTGCAAACAGCCCGTAACAGGTCACTTTAAGATTAACTGGGCTTGGCGTTAAAATTATACGTGCTTCGCACTCGCAGTGATAatctagttacataggcatcttgTTTAGGATCACAatattgcccagaatgttcaatttccAGGACAAAATAAACGAAATTTTCATAAGAAAAactggctcgcgcttcgcgctcgcactttttaaaTAGGGCTATGACGTTATcacatgtttatgttgtttcatgagaataaagataaaaagtgtctgtaggactacccccttcaaagaaacgaacaaaaatcaactttgagcggccgatcggggaaaatgtgggtGAAAAAAGAGTTTCgagcccccccccttttggggaAGCCTGGATCCATCCCTGTCATCTGCATTTCATTTGTAACTCACCAGTCGTGACTTCAACTGTGAATGTACAGACAGCAGTCTCTGGGATTGCGAAGGCTGTAGCAACAACAGTCGTGTCACCGACTGGAAACGAAGACCCCGACTCTTTAGAAGTGAAGATCTTCGGCGTCACAGAAAAACCAGAGGTCTGCAGCTCAGGCCAGGTCACAGTCGCCGATTCTCCGGTACCGGCATGCTCGACGATCTTATCAGATGGACAGTTTGTAATGCTCGGTGTGGCTGCGGAGAATGGCAAAGGGGACCGTAAAGTGTAGCGATTTCTACTGCACTCGGTATTTTGCTCCTTTAATGAATGATGAATGTGATTACACTAgtgaatttatttattaaacgAATTTTCTCTAATATGCGTTAACCGTACAATTTAATATAGTCTATTGTTTAAATGATGCTTGTCAGTTATGATCTATAGAGGACATCGTTTCTGATAGGCCTTGGCCTAGCTGCAGACCATTTAAAAAGTAGCCCATCCCTATAGGCCTACGTTTGGGTACGAACCCACCCCACTCAGTGTTATTTAGGATACACATATAGGCTTATAATTATACTCGTTCCCTCCCTATGTAAGCACCCCTATCTCATGTCAGCCAATATTTCTGAACGCCCCCTTTCGCCTTGGACCACTGCTCAATGTACCCCCTATCTCAGGGGAGCTCTCATTCCAACCCCCTATATCAgaagacaccccccccccctttcatctCATGTAAGCTGTCATTACCATAGAGGTTCCCTGATGTCATGATGGAGGACAAACCAataccaaaataatgaaaacattgaCTTTTCATAGTCTGATGCCCCGGTCTGATGCAcaggtttttattgtttgtcctCCAATATGATTGCGTCACGTGGGAACCCTATATAACTTAGGAAAACTTTTGATGTTCAAAATGAGATATCAGAACTCGATGCAGTCAtaagggaaaaaatgaaaatctcaTGACATAAATGTTTGTTAATGGTAAGTCCTGTTAATAGCAGTTTCAACATTTGTTACTTTCCGTTATCACTTGTAAACAGAATTACAATGGGATAACCTCAATACCCGAGGATGTTATCTCTCTTGCAGATTTCGAGAAGTCCGTACTATCGAGTCGATCGTTGGGGACTCTgtttttgattttcaaaatgaaataatcctaAATGTGCTTTCAAAACTATATAGCAGGAATTTCAGGAGTTTGATCCCGGGATTTGATCATTTTTCTATGATATTCAAGATATTTCATAACcctcttttcaaatttctcaggagtccaaagagagagaaaacacacacacaagccccttttaaaaagaaatctccggGTGAAAAGTCAAAttcacccccttttttttacaattagcgGGTCGGACTTGTCCTCGCGAAAAAGTACCCCTTTACCGGAAAGACGCGCATGCGGTCCCTCCGACCCCGaagtggaaggggggggggggtacgaaATAGATTAAAGCGCGAAACGTATTCTCTATTCTGCATTTTAAAGACGCTTTACTAAAAATGGAGCCATCAATATCTGTTCCGGCTATTTGAATTGTGTGGGAACTATAGCACccgggaaaaaaaatccattcatAGATATCAATCGTAACTGAATGTCGGGTCTGTATCTCCCACCTCAGGATTACATCCTCGTATTCACTCCCTATATAATTCCCCACATTTTTCTGGTAATCTAcaacaattcaaataaaatgattaagaTCTAAATACAATTTCAGTATTTTACTGATCTCGTGCAATTCTCAACCGATctgaattcatttcaaattcacGAGATTAAGGTAAAATCGATTTGGGTACTCGGGGTTCATAAAAAGGCCTTTCTTACCTGTCGTTGGGGCTGGTGCAGGAGCAGGTGCCGGAGCGGGTTGTGGAGCAGGTGCTGGAGCGGGTTGTGGAGCAGGTGCCACAGCGGGTTGTGGGGCAGGTGCCACGGCGGGTTGTGGAGCAGGTGCCGGAGCGGGTTGTGGAGCAGGTGCCGGTGCGGGTTGTGGAGCAGGTGCCGGAGCGGGTTGTGGAGCAGGTGCCGCAGCGGGTTGTGGAGCAGGTGCCACAGCGGGTTGTGGAGCAGGTGCCGGTGCGGGTTGTGGAGCAGGTGCCGGAGCTGGTTGTGGAGCAGGTTGGGGAGCAGGTGCCGGTGCGGGTTGTGGAGCAGGTGCCGGAGCTGGTTGTGGAGCAGGTTGGGGAGCAGGTGCCGGAGCGGGTTGGGGAGCAGGTGCCACAGCGGGTTGTGGAGCAGGTGCCGGAGCGGGTTGGGGAGCAGGTGCCACAGCGGGTTGTGGAGCAGGTGCCGGAGCTGGTTGTGGAGCAGGTGCTGGAGCAGGTTGGGGAGCAGGTTGTGAGGCGGGTGCAGGAGCTGGTTGTGGAGCAGGCACGGGAGCGGGTTGTGGAGCAGGCATTTCACTAGATCCCGAAGAAGATCCGGAAGAAGATCCAGAAGAAGATCCAGAAGAAGATCCAGAAGAAGATCCAGAAGAAGATCCAGAAGAAGAACTTCTGCTGCTGACCTCCCCACAAGCCAGTATCATCAACGCCAAAAATGAGAT from Lytechinus variegatus isolate NC3 chromosome 8, Lvar_3.0, whole genome shotgun sequence includes the following:
- the LOC121419659 gene encoding skin secretory protein xP2-like, producing MILACGEVSSRSSSSGSSSGSSSGSSSGSSSGSSSGSSSGSSEMPAPQPAPVPAPQPAPAPASQPAPQPAPAPAPQPAPAPAPQPAVAPAPQPAPAPAPQPAVAPAPQPAPAPAPQPAPQPAPAPAPQPAPAPAPQPAPQPAPAPAPQPAPAPAPQPAVAPAPQPAAAPAPQPAPAPAPQPAPAPAPQPAPAPAPQPAVAPAPQPAVAPAPQPAPAPAPQPAPAPAPAPAPTTGKKGLFMNPEYPNRFYLNLVNLK